The following proteins are co-located in the Gossypium hirsutum isolate 1008001.06 chromosome A02, Gossypium_hirsutum_v2.1, whole genome shotgun sequence genome:
- the LOC107910238 gene encoding protein PHOSPHATE-INDUCED 1 — MNTVLLVFIYTLFHPSIPTTQSSNLSQLNNNNKMASFITPTILKIFLIISLFQICLGVRKLSEVVEEQPQLLKYHNGPLLSGPITVNLIWYGKFRPSERAIISDFVTSLSSNPSSPSLKTQPTVAQWWRTTEKYYHLASKKSSLSLSLGKQILDEHYSLGKSLKKKQIVELASKGDQKYAINVVLTASDVAVEGFCMSRCGTHGSALSSTKGKRSSKFAYIWVGNAQTQCPGQCAWPFHQPIYGPQSPPLIAPNNNVGVDGMVINLASLFAGTVTNPFGNGYYQGPAEAPLEASSACPGIYGKGAYPGYAGNLLVDPSTGASYNAHGENGRKYLLPALYDPATSSCSTLV, encoded by the coding sequence ATGAACACTGTTTTGCTGGTATTTATATATACCCTTTTCCACCCTTCTATTCCCACAACTCAAAGCTCCAACCTTTCTCAGcttaacaacaacaacaaaatggCTTCTTTTATCACTCCAACTATCTTAAAAATATTCCTCATCATCTCTTTGTTTCAAATCTGTTTGGGTGTACGAAAGCTGAGTGAAGTGGTTGAGGAGCAGCCTCAGCTCTTGAAATACCACAACGGTCCTCTCCTTTCAGGCCCAATCACCGTCAATCTCATTTGGTACGGCAAGTTCAGGCCTTCCGAGAGGGCTATTATCTCTGATTTTGTCACCTCCCTCTCTTCTAACCCTTCTTCACCCTCCCTAAAAACCCAACCCACGGTGGCTCAGTGGTGGcggaccaccgagaaatactacCATCTCGCCTCTAAGAAATCGTCTCTTTCCTTGTCTTTGGGGAAGCAGATCCTTGATGAACACTATTCGCTTGGCAAGTCTCTCAAGAAGAAACAAATTGTTGAGTTGGCCTCAAAGGGTGACCAAAAGTATGCTATTAATGTTGTTTTAACAGCATCTGATGTTGCTGTTGAAGGGTTTTGTATGAGCCGATGTGGGACTCATGGGTCTGCCTTGAGCTCCACCAAGGGTAAAAGGTCTTCCAAATTTGCTTACATTTGGGTTGGGAATGCTCAAACTCAGTGCCCTGGTCAATGTGCCTGGCCATTCCACCAACCTATCTATGGACCACAGTCCCCACCTTTGATTGCACCAAACAACAATGTGGGTGTGGATGGCATGGTCATCAACTTGGCTAGCCTCTTTGCGGGGACTGTTACCAACCCTTTTGGAAATGGTTACTACCAGGGCCCAGCTGAGGCGCCATTGGAAGCTTCATCAGCATGTCCTGGAATATACGGCAAAGGGGCTTATCCAGGCTATGCTGGAAACCTACTTGTAGACCCTTCAACTGGTGCTAGCTACAATGCTCATGGTGAGAATGGAAGGAAATACTTGCTTCCTGCTTTGTATGATCCTGCTACATCATCTTGCTCAACCTTGGTCTGA